From Catharus ustulatus isolate bCatUst1 chromosome 24, bCatUst1.pri.v2, whole genome shotgun sequence, the proteins below share one genomic window:
- the C1QA gene encoding complement C1q subcomponent subunit A translates to MQPAFLLAASTLAAVLGMALLQGDVCKAPDGKNGSPGVPGRDGRPGQKGDTGEPGRPAPSTGTKGARGDEGDPGFPGPPGMQGLPGARGPVGAPGFPGPPGQKGVAGDGLEHPRPAFSASRLSPPRAGTTVVFDRIITNQENSYSPLTGKFTCSTPGLYYFSFQVVSTGDLCLSITKNDQRVVSFCDNNSRGILQVNSGSSVLSLAGGDQVSLSTAQASSIYSGSEVDSVFSGFLVSPNTA, encoded by the exons gctgggcatggccctgctgcagggggaCGTGTGTAAGGCTCCGGACGGCAAGAACGGCTCCCCTGGGGTCCCCGGCCGCGACGGGAGGCCAGGGCAGAAGGGTGACACGGGAGAGCCAG GGAGACCAGCACCGAGCACGGGCACCAAGGGAGCCAGAGGGGATGAAGGAGACCCTGGATTTCCTGGCCCCCCAGGCATGCAGGGCCTACCTGGTGCTCGTGGCCCTGTGGGGGCACCAGGGTttccagggccaccagggcaGAAAGGCGTAGCTGGTGATGGTTTGGAGCACCCTCGTCCTGCCTTCTCtgcctccaggctgagcccgcCCCGCGCAGGCACCACGGTGGTGTTTGACAGGATCATCACCAACCAGGAGAACTCCTACAGCCCCCTGACCGGCAAGTTCACCTGCAGCACTCCTGGGCTCTACTACTTCAGCTTCCAGGTGGTGTCCACGGGGGACCTGTGTCTGAGCATCACCAAGAACGATCAGCGCGTGGTCAGCTTCTGCGACAACAACAGCCGCGGCATCCTGCAGGTGAACTCGGGCAGCAGCgtgctcagcctggctggggggGACCAGGTGTCCCtgagcactgcccaggccaGCTCCATTTACAGTGGCTCTGAGGTTGACAGCGTCTTCAGCGggttcctggtgtccccaaacaCGGCCTGA